In one window of Solanum pennellii chromosome 2, SPENNV200 DNA:
- the LOC107009788 gene encoding uncharacterized protein LOC107009788, with translation MTRPDIAYSVQILSQFLQQPKKTHLEATVRVMKYIKREPGLGILLSSRQSNKLSVYCDADWASCPNSRRSVSGFLINHGETLLSWKSKKQSIVSRSSAEAEYWSMANAVSELV, from the coding sequence ATGACAAGACCAGATATTGCTTACTCAGTGCAAATACTCAGTCAATTTTTACAACAACCTAAAAAGACACACCTGGAAGCAACAGTGAGGGTGATGAAGTACATAAAAAGAGAACCAGGACTTGGAATATTATTGAGCAGCAGGCAATCAAACAAGCTAagtgtatattgtgatgcagattgggcaTCATGCCCTAATTCAAGAAGGTCAGTCTCAGGTTTTCTAATTAATCATGGTGAGACATTATTGTCatggaaatcaaagaaacaaagtATAGTCTCTAGAAGCTCAGCTGAAGCAGAGTATTGGAGCATGGCCAATGCAGTTTCAGAACTAGTATGA